The DNA segment GCTTCTGCCAACATGGCTAAATACCGCTCCGTTCTAGCACAGCATGACCAGTCTGGACTCTCTTCTTGTGCGCCCTCCAGCCAACCGACACCTGACTGAGCCTGCCCCCCTTCCGGACCACTCCCCGTACCGGTACCCAAGGTATCCGTCTGATATCTTGCGTGCCTTGAAGCCCAAAAAAGTGACAGACCCTCGCCACCCCATCGCGCAGCTAACCCAAGCGACGGAAAGGCCCGACAGCCAGGCCATCCGCGTTCACGCATCCTTCTCATGACAGGTcccgtcgtcctcttcaaGCCTCGACAATATGGACAAGCCACCGCCGCGACCTCTCCTTCCAGCGCCCCCACCGTCCGAATCACGCGCCGGCTTGAAGACGCCACCCACCGGTACCCCTCTGCCACCGAGACGATCGGCCTCCATAGCCGCCTGCGAGCTTTGCCGGGAGAAGAAAGCAAAGTGCGACAGCCGACGGCCGACCTGTGGACGGTGCTTAAGCAACGGCGTCCAGTGCACCTATACCACCAAGGTCAATGAGACGCTGACCCAGGCCGATAAAAGAGAGAAGGCGCGATACAAGAAAGAGCGGGATGACCTGTTACATCTTCTGACCTCGATCCGTGACAAGCCCCAACGCGAAGCCGAAAACATCTTTGCCCGCCTTCGCGTTTTCAACGACCCATTCGAGGTGTGTCAGTCTTTGAGGGATGCCGAGCTGCTGCCTTTTGTTTCTTCTAGCCCGGCCAAGCTCCCCTCTCCGTCCGACGCGAATGAAATCATCGACATACACGTCCCAGCTCGACCGTGGACAACGCTGGTCAACGATGCTGTTGTTTCGAGGCTGATGTCGCGCTTCTTCTCGCCTAGCTCCCAGCTATTCCCGGCTATTGACAGAGATGTCTTCGTCTCCGACATGCAAGCCAAGAATCTGACAACGTCCAAGTTGTGTTCACCTCTTCTTGCCAATGCCGTCTGCGCCATGCCTTGTTTTGAGTTGACCTCGAGCACCGGTCTTGTCGAGCTCTTCCTGAGCCAAGCGAAATCCATCCTCGAGCGAGAACATGGCCGACCCTCTCTGCCTACGGTTCTCGCTTTATACCTTTTATACCTGATATCAGCCTTGCTGGGCAGGGACCGTGCCGGCTTGCACTTTCGGCGGACGAGCCTTGACATGTTGGAATACCTGGATTTGGAGTCAAGAATAAAGTATTTGCGCGACGATGTTCCAGATCAGGCTCTCGAACGACGTGTGTTGTCGAAAGCTCTATGGGGGATTTTCGTGGCGGAGAGGTAAGTTGTTATGTGCATTGCTTATGGTATGTCCCGCACAGAACGGATGGCTTGAGCATATGCTGACGTATAGTCTCTCTTTAGTCGAACCTTTTTGCTTTACAACCGACCCCCTCTAGTACGACCGCCGATGGTACCTAGACTTTTCGAATTGGACACCCCCATCCAGACATCACTTTGTGCTGACAATGCTCGCAATGCAGCGATGGCGGATGCCGACGGCGACGTCAATGGAAGATTGACGGACGCCTTGTGCAGCCTCGCCGAAATCCAATATACCATTGCCATGCATGAGGCTGAACAAAACACTGGTGTGGGTAGTGGGGAGGATATTAGGATACGGCAATCCATCCTTTTGCGGTGGAGGGTGCTGTGTGATTTGTTTTCAAATCAGCTTCAGGCAGAGACCAACTCGTCGTTGTCGAGCTGCTACGTCAGGTGATTAGAACTGGGCTCGGGTGTCTCGGCCTATACCATATATCT comes from the Podospora pseudocomata strain CBS 415.72m chromosome 5, whole genome shotgun sequence genome and includes:
- a CDS encoding hypothetical protein (COG:L; EggNog:ENOG503PBQJ) — its product is MDKPPPRPLLPAPPPSESRAGLKTPPTGTPLPPRRSASIAACELCREKKAKCDSRRPTCGRCLSNGVQCTYTTKVNETLTQADKREKARYKKERDDLLHLLTSIRDKPQREAENIFARLRVFNDPFEVCQSLRDAELLPFVSSSPAKLPSPSDANEIIDIHVPARPWTTLVNDAVVSRLMSRFFSPSSQLFPAIDRDVFVSDMQAKNLTTSKLCSPLLANAVCAMPCFELTSSTGLVELFLSQAKSILEREHGRPSLPTVLALYLLYLISALLGRDRAGLHFRRTSLDMLEYLDLESRIKYLRDDVPDQALERRVLSKALWGIFVAERLFELDTPIQTSLCADNARNAAMADADGDVNGRLTDALCSLAEIQYTIAMHEAEQNTGVGSGEDIRIRQSILLRWRVLCDLFSNQLQAETNSSLSSCYVR